Proteins encoded together in one Cicer arietinum cultivar CDC Frontier isolate Library 1 chromosome 4, Cicar.CDCFrontier_v2.0, whole genome shotgun sequence window:
- the LOC101491026 gene encoding uncharacterized protein, with protein sequence MGDKRKKHRHQRDSTSPSSSSSPSIDSDSDSDRSSRRRRHRREKDRRRKTDGSSKRERESRRKEKRKKRDKERTKTKRRHYSDDSHSSDEESQPRLQPQIALREMITEFPNVGNDLMQILQMIDNGQAVDIKDISERSLVKHLKKLFISLNLKENGDRVFLLPSKAPPTLDVVGPLIQSYMHPTTEQADPSPPLHERCSVPTEQIIDDHSTDDHSVGPRKRVIGPAMPSAELLAAAAKLTEAHTEFKEAELDDDTELFIGPAPPAMVTEAESANDAERFEEVTRIMEVDIDSPYDVLGVNHNMSDVNIKKRYWKISLLVHPDKCSHPQAHQAFIKLNKAFKELQDPEKRKAMDEKIKQKQEQEDFKAELKVMREAALWRRSQGISMDGDDELLAQTEVKVEPKRDEWMTTLPPERKPGGVSMQSTQFSRGSKEGRGDTSIWTDTPTDRAQKAKMNYLEAYNEATALASNEEDKKRASADADLVDKYNKAKRSKTLVQKHQEEVASKSKKKSKQQTEKGEWVGQHPWKPWDREKDLTAGRMKVKLDAEGMSEGLTSRFSSGNFQRNFL encoded by the exons ATGGGCGACAAACGAAAGAAGCACCGTCATCAACGCGACTCAACCTCCCCTTCCTCTTCATCCTCTCCCTCCATCGATTCTGATTCAGACTCCGACCGGTCTTCTAGACGCCGCCGCCATCGCCGCGAAAAGGACCGTCGCAGAAAGACCGACGGAAGCTCCAAACGGGAAAGAGAAAGCAGGAGaaaggagaagagaaaaaagagagaCAAAGAGAGGACAAAAACCAAGAGACGCCACTATTCCGATGACTCCCACTCTTCCGACGAGGAATCTCAACCTAGGCTTCAGCCACAAATCGCGCTCCGTGAAATGATCACCGAGTTTCCCAATGTCGGCAACGATTTAATGCAG ATATTGCAAATGATTGATAATGGACAAGCTGTTGACATAAAAGATATATCAGAAAGATCTTTAGTGAAGCATCTGAAGAAGCTTTTCATTTCCTTAAATCTTAAGGAAAATGGGGATAGAGTTTTTTTACTGCCGTCTAAAGCTCCACCTACTTTAGATGTTGTTGGTCCTCTAATTCAATCTTATATGCATCCAACGACTGAGCAAGCTGATCCTTCACCCCCATTGCATGAAAGATGTTCGGTTCCGACAGAACAGATTATCGATGACCATTCCACAGATGATCATTCTGTTGGTCCTAGAAAAAG ggTGATTGGTCCTGCAATGCCGTCTGCAGAGTTACTTGCTGCTGCTGCCAAATTAACAGAGGCGCACACCGAGTTCAA AGAAGCTGAATTGGATGACGATACTGAGCTATTTATAGGACCTGCACCGCCTGCTATGGTTACTGAAGCAGAATCAGCTAATGATGCAGAACGTTTTGAAGAG GTCACCAGGATAATGGAAGTTGATATTGACAGCCCATATGATGTTCTAGGTGTTAACCATAATATGTCTGATGTTAACATAAAGAAAAG GTACTGGAAGATATCACTATTAGTTCATCCAGATAAATGCTCTCATCCACAAGCCCATCAagcatttattaaattaaataaagctTTCAAAGAGTTACAAGATCCAGAAAAG CGGAAAGCAATGGATGAGAAAATCAAACAGAAGCAAGAACAGGAGGACTTTAAG GCTGAACTTAAAGTCATGCGAGAGGCTGCACTGTGGAGAAGATCCCAAG GTATATCCATGGATGGTGATGATGAGCTTCTGGCACAGACAGAGGTTAAAGTGGAACCCAAAAGAGATGAATGGATGACAACACTGCCTCCGGAGAGGAAA CCTGGTGGTGTGTCTATGCAATCAACCCAATTTAGTCGGGGCTCAAAGGAAGGTAGAGGAGACACTAGTATTTGGACAGACACCCCTACTGACAGAGCCCAGAAAGCTAAGATGAA TTATTTGGAAGCATACAACGAGGCTACTGCACTAGCCTCAaatgaagaagataagaaaagGGCCAGTGCGGATGCAGATTTAGTGGACAAATACAACAAAGCAAAACGATCAAAAACATTGGTTCAAAAACATCAAGAAGAGGTTGCTAGCAAATCCAAGAAAAAGTCCAAGCAACAGACGGAAAAGGGAGAGTGGGTGGGTCAACATCCATGGAAGCCATGGGATCGTGAAAAGGATCTGACAGCTGGGAGGATGAAAGTAAAACTTGATGCAGAAGGCATGTCTGAGGGCTTAACTTCAAGGTTTTCTTCTGGTAACTTTCAAAGGAACTTCCTTTGA
- the LOC101490159 gene encoding uncharacterized protein gives MESCLNFASSAPSRRSGMLRKHLNSPLLTIDSAPHFTSCKADLTAASSSIPLSNIRYSCGSLQSVSKAKWTSNHSTDYWVLRSTTQIENTITSNEDRSMWEACRQALSTFNFSDEEKDKILGKAFGLIHSPYWGEDRTKEVPKFEAVNATLDYLRSLNLSDDDLSKLLKKFPEVLGCNLEEELKANTKILKEQWGIEGKSLRNLLLRNPKVLGYNIDCKGDCMAQCTRCWVRF, from the exons ATGGAGTCGTGTCTCAACTTCGCATCTTCCGCACCTTCTCGCCGCTCTG GGATGCTGAGGAAACACTTGAATTCCCCTCTTCTCACTATTGATTCTGCGCCACACTTCACCTCTTGCAAG GCTGATCTTACTGCTGCATCTTCAAGTATTCCATTGTCAAATATCAGATATTCTTGCGGATCTTTGCAAAGTGTTTCAAAAGCAAAATGGACCTCAAATCATTCTACCGACTATTGGGTACTGCGTTCTACAACGCAGATAGAAAATACAATCACAAGTAATGAAGATCGGAGTATGTGGGAAGCATGTAGGCAAGCACTTTCTACATTTAACTTCAGCGATGAAGAAAAGGACAAGATACTTGGAAAAGCATTTGGTCTTATTCATTCTCCTTATTGGGGAGAAGATCGTACTAAGGAAGTTCCCAAATTCGAGGCAGTAAATGCAACATTAGACTATCTAAGGAGTTTAAATCTTTCTGATGATGATCTATCCAAGTTGCTCAAAAAATTTCCAGAAGTTCTTGGATGTAATTTAGAGGAAGAATTGAAAGCTAATACAAAGATCCTGAAGGAGCAATGGGGTATTGAAGGGAAATCTCTTAGGAACCTTCTCCTTCGAAATCCAAAAGTTTTGGGTTATAATATTGATTGTAAAGGAGATTGTATGGCACAATGCACTAGATGCTGGGTTCGATTCTAG
- the LOC101490483 gene encoding gibberellin-regulated protein 2-like isoform X2 — protein MAFSKKTLIFTLLCFILIQELEIYNGNQHMVAAEQIDCNGKCSYRCSKASRQKICMRACNDCCQICNCVPPGTSGNRDMCPCYASITTHGGKLKCP, from the exons ATGGCCTTCAGCAAAAAAACACTAATCTTCACACTTCTCTGCTTCATCCTTATACAAgag TTGGAGATCTATAATGGAAACCAACACATGGTTGCTGCTGAACAGATAG ATTGCAATGGTAAGTGCAGTTACAGATGCAGCAAGGCATCAAGGCAAAAGATATGTATGAGGGCATGCAATGATTGTTGTCAAATATGTAACTGTGTCCCACCTGGCACTTCTGGAAACCGAGATATGTGCCCTTGTTATGCCTCCATCACCACTCATGGTGGAAAACTCAAGTGCCCATGA
- the LOC101490483 gene encoding cypmaclein-like isoform X1 — MPKATYFKHASWDMHVKKQVVTMAFSKKTLIFTLLCFILIQELEIYNGNQHMVAAEQIDCNGKCSYRCSKASRQKICMRACNDCCQICNCVPPGTSGNRDMCPCYASITTHGGKLKCP; from the exons ATGCCAAAAGCTACTTATTTTAAGCATGCTAGCTGGGATATGCATGTAAA AAAGCAGGTGGTAACAATGGCCTTCAGCAAAAAAACACTAATCTTCACACTTCTCTGCTTCATCCTTATACAAgag TTGGAGATCTATAATGGAAACCAACACATGGTTGCTGCTGAACAGATAG ATTGCAATGGTAAGTGCAGTTACAGATGCAGCAAGGCATCAAGGCAAAAGATATGTATGAGGGCATGCAATGATTGTTGTCAAATATGTAACTGTGTCCCACCTGGCACTTCTGGAAACCGAGATATGTGCCCTTGTTATGCCTCCATCACCACTCATGGTGGAAAACTCAAGTGCCCATGA